One region of Bubalus kerabau isolate K-KA32 ecotype Philippines breed swamp buffalo chromosome 6, PCC_UOA_SB_1v2, whole genome shotgun sequence genomic DNA includes:
- the LOC129654805 gene encoding histone H2B type 2-E-like codes for MPEPAKSAPAPKKGSKKAVAKAQKKDGKKRKRSRKESYSIYVYKVLKQVHPDTGISSKAMGIMNSFVNDIFERIAGEASRLAHYNKRSTITSREIQTAVRLLLPGELAKHAVSEGTKAVTKYTSSK; via the coding sequence ATGCCTGAGCCGGCGAAATCCGCTCCCGCGCCCAAAAAGGGCTCTAAGAAAGCCGTCGCCAAAGCCCAGAAAAAGGACGGCAAGAAGCGCAAGCGCAGCCGCAAGGAGAGCTATTCCATCTACGTGTACAAGGTGTTGAAACAGGTGCACCCGGACACCGGCATCTCGTCCAAAGCCATGGGCATCATGAACTCATTTGTCAACGACATTTTCGAGCGCATCGCGGGCGAAGCGTCGCGCTTGGCGCATTACAACAAGCGCTCGACCATCACGTCCCGGGAGATCCAGACGGCCGTGCGCCTGCTGCTGCCCGGCGAGCTGGCCAAGCACGCCGTGTCCGAGGGCACCAAGGCGGTCACCAAGTACACCAGCTCCAAGTGA
- the LOC129654803 gene encoding histone H3 has product MARTKQTARKSTGGKAPRKQLATKAARKSAPATGGVKKPHRYRPGTVALREIRRYQKSTELLIRKLPFQRLVREIAQDFKTDLRFQSSAVMALQEASEAYLVGLFEDTNLCAIHAKRVTIMPKDIQLARRIRGERA; this is encoded by the coding sequence ATGGCTCGTACAAAGCAGACTGCCCGCAAGTCGACCGGTGGCAAGGCCCCGCGGAAGCAGCTGGCCACCAAGGCGGCTCGCAAGAGCGCGCCGGCCACGGGCGGCGTCAAGAAGCCGCATCGCTACCGGCCGGGTACCGTGGCCCTGCGGGAGATCCGGCGCTACCAGAAGTCGACCGAGCTGCTGATCCGCAAGCTGCCGTTCCAGCGGCTGGTGCGCGAGATCGCGCAGGACTTTAAGACCGATCTGCGCTTCCAGAGCTCGGCCGTGATGGCGCTGCAGGAGGCGAGCGAGGCCTACCTGGTGGGGCTGTTTGAAGACACGAACCTGTGCGCCATCCACGCCAAGCGCGTGACCATCATGCCCAAAGACATCCAGCTGGCTCGCCGCATCCGCGGGGAGCGGGCTTAA
- the LOC129654804 gene encoding histone H2A type 2-A, with amino-acid sequence MSGRGKQGGKARAKAKSRSSRAGLQFPVGRVHRLLRKGNYAERVGAGAPVYMAAVLEYLTAEILELAGNAARDNKKTRIIPRHLQLAIRNDEELNKLLGKVTIAQGGVLPNIQAVLLPKKTESHHKAKGK; translated from the coding sequence ATGTCTGGTCGTGGCAAACAAGGCGGCAAGGCCCGCGCCAAGGCCAAGTCGCGCTCGTCTCGCGCAGGTTTGCAGTTCCCGGTAGGGCGGGTTCACCGCTTGCTGCGCAAAGGCAACTACGCTGAGCGGGTGGGGGCCGGCGCGCCCGTCTACATGGCGGCGGTCTTGGAGTACCTGACCGCCGAAATCCTGGAGCTGGCGGGCAATGCGGCGCGAGACAACAAGAAGACGCGCATCATCCCTCGTCACCTGCAGCTGGCTATCCGCAACGACGAGGAGCTGAACAAGCTGTTGGGCAAGGTCACCATCGCCCAGGGCGGCGTTTTGCCCAATATCCAGGCCGTGTTGCTCCCGAAGAAGACTGAGAGCCACCACAAGGCAAAGGGCAAGTGA